In uncultured Bacteroides sp., one genomic interval encodes:
- a CDS encoding cob(I)yrinic acid a,c-diamide adenosyltransferase, protein MKKSNVYTRTGDEGTTSLVGGTRVSKTDIRLESYGTVDELNAQLGLLMTYIEDDADKEFLLKIQHKLFSVGSYLATDQDKTPLKECSIIFPSHIEEIERQIDMIDEQLPPINRFVIPGGCRGAAICHVCRTVCRRAERRILSLSKDCFIDKNIMVFINRLSDYLFLLSRKQNININRNEIFWDNTCK, encoded by the coding sequence ATGAAAAAAAGCAATGTATATACCAGAACCGGAGACGAAGGAACAACTTCACTAGTAGGAGGAACAAGGGTCTCTAAAACAGATATTCGTTTAGAATCGTATGGCACTGTAGATGAGCTGAATGCTCAGCTAGGTTTGCTGATGACGTATATTGAGGATGATGCAGATAAAGAATTCCTTTTGAAGATACAGCATAAGCTGTTTTCCGTTGGTTCTTACCTGGCTACCGATCAGGATAAAACTCCGCTGAAGGAATGTAGCATTATTTTTCCGTCACACATTGAGGAAATAGAAAGGCAAATTGACATGATAGATGAACAATTGCCACCTATCAATCGTTTTGTTATTCCTGGAGGGTGTAGAGGAGCGGCAATTTGTCACGTTTGCCGTACTGTTTGCCGAAGAGCGGAGAGGCGTATATTATCTCTTTCAAAGGACTGCTTTATTGATAAAAATATAATGGTCTTTATAAACCGCTTGTCCGATTATTTGTTCCTTTTATCCCGAAAACAGAATATAAATATAAATCGCAATGAAATATTTTGGGATAATACTTGCAAATGA
- a CDS encoding PorP/SprF family type IX secretion system membrane protein, producing MNLIKYFLFCFALLCSLSVKAQFDAQFSQYWAVTGYYNPAYAGQTDKLIITGAYSQQLMGFTNAPKSMFFAADMPVKFLGSKHGVGVTLFNEGIGLFRNQIVGLQYSYKKQLGKGQMGVGLQVGALNLSFDPTNINLGDQTNDDAFPATSVSGTSMDAGIGVYYTHPQYYGGLSVSHLSAPTVLMGENNKLKVDPTIYLTGGCNIKTKNPLIWLQPSFLLKSDLVSTKVDFTGRMFYSYNEKTLYGGLSYSPGTSVTFLVGTKIKNITVGYAYEMFTSQIGIGSGSHDLFINYSTDINFSGHSKNRHKSIRIL from the coding sequence ATGAATTTAATAAAATACTTTTTATTTTGTTTCGCTTTGCTTTGCTCTCTTTCCGTCAAAGCACAGTTCGACGCGCAGTTTAGTCAGTATTGGGCGGTGACCGGATATTACAATCCCGCCTATGCCGGGCAAACCGACAAACTAATTATTACCGGAGCCTACAGTCAGCAATTAATGGGGTTTACCAATGCCCCGAAATCAATGTTTTTTGCTGCCGATATGCCTGTTAAATTCTTAGGAAGTAAACATGGTGTAGGCGTAACTCTTTTTAATGAAGGTATCGGCCTTTTCAGAAATCAGATAGTTGGCTTGCAATATTCTTATAAAAAGCAATTGGGTAAAGGACAAATGGGGGTTGGCCTGCAGGTTGGTGCATTAAATTTATCATTTGATCCGACAAACATAAATTTAGGCGACCAGACCAATGATGATGCTTTCCCTGCAACATCTGTTTCCGGAACAAGTATGGATGCAGGCATAGGTGTTTACTATACACATCCTCAATATTATGGCGGATTATCCGTCAGTCACCTTTCTGCTCCTACAGTCTTGATGGGCGAGAATAACAAGTTAAAAGTGGATCCCACTATTTATTTAACCGGAGGATGCAATATAAAAACGAAAAATCCGTTAATTTGGTTACAGCCATCATTCTTGTTGAAGAGTGATCTGGTATCAACAAAAGTAGATTTTACGGGAAGAATGTTCTACAGCTATAACGAAAAGACTCTTTATGGAGGACTCTCTTACAGTCCAGGGACATCAGTCACGTTTTTAGTTGGAACAAAAATAAAGAATATTACTGTGGGCTATGCTTACGAAATGTTTACGTCGCAAATAGGGATTGGAAGCGGAAGCCACGATCTGTTTATAAATTATTCTACAGATATAAACTTTTCGGGACACAGTAAAAACAGACATAAAAGTATACGTATTTTATAA
- a CDS encoding SUMF1/EgtB/PvdO family nonheme iron enzyme has protein sequence MKKLLFIVSLVITAALISCGAPVGESSSGGELTGISAVAWDEPAPYGMVLIKRGSVKVGPSETDSLWGKSVPSKDISVDAFWMDETEVSNSKYKQFVFWVRDSIIRERLADPAYGGNEVYKISEDRYGDPVKPHLNWAKPIPWRRASEEEQAVINSVYKTHPIDGTRMLDADQMNYYYEDFDYTQAALRKNRLNPAQRNKNTDVPVNYDEVVMVSKDTAYLDDEGRIVNRTITRRLSSLYDFQNSYIVNVYPDTTCWVNDFRNSYNEPYMKLYFSHPSYNDYPVVGVSWEQANAFCAWRTNYLLAGLRGAARYLQRYRLPTEVEWEFAARGKEDNAYPWKGKDTKSDEGCYYANYKPGRGNYTKDGNLISTKVGSYSPNSNGLYDMAGNVSEWTSTVYTEAGVLSMNDMNPELKYNAAKEDPYVMKKKTVRGGSWKDVAAYVRSDARSYEYQNESRSYIGFRCVRTQVGYNKKGR, from the coding sequence ATGAAAAAACTCTTATTCATAGTTAGTTTAGTAATAACAGCTGCACTAATTTCATGCGGTGCCCCTGTGGGAGAGTCTTCTTCCGGAGGAGAGCTGACCGGTATAAGTGCAGTGGCGTGGGATGAACCGGCACCTTATGGTATGGTGCTGATTAAGCGGGGATCAGTAAAGGTAGGGCCAAGTGAAACCGATAGTCTTTGGGGCAAGTCTGTTCCGTCTAAAGATATATCTGTAGATGCTTTCTGGATGGACGAAACAGAAGTGAGCAATTCCAAATATAAACAGTTTGTATTTTGGGTAAGGGATTCTATTATCCGTGAACGCCTGGCTGATCCAGCTTATGGAGGAAACGAGGTTTATAAGATATCTGAAGACAGATATGGTGATCCTGTAAAACCTCATCTCAACTGGGCTAAGCCAATTCCATGGAGAAGAGCCTCAGAAGAAGAACAGGCTGTTATTAATAGTGTTTATAAAACTCATCCGATTGATGGAACAAGAATGCTTGATGCCGACCAGATGAATTATTATTATGAAGACTTTGATTATACTCAGGCTGCCCTTCGTAAAAACCGATTAAACCCGGCTCAAAGGAATAAGAATACAGATGTTCCGGTGAACTATGATGAAGTGGTAATGGTATCTAAAGATACTGCATATCTCGACGATGAAGGACGAATTGTGAATAGGACAATTACTCGCAGACTTTCATCTTTATATGATTTCCAGAATAGTTATATAGTGAACGTTTATCCGGATACAACTTGCTGGGTGAACGATTTCCGGAATTCCTATAACGAACCTTATATGAAGCTTTATTTTAGTCATCCTAGTTATAACGATTATCCTGTTGTTGGTGTATCGTGGGAACAGGCGAATGCTTTTTGTGCCTGGAGAACTAATTATTTGTTAGCCGGCCTTCGTGGTGCTGCCCGCTATCTGCAACGTTATCGTTTACCGACCGAGGTGGAATGGGAATTTGCTGCAAGAGGTAAGGAAGATAATGCTTATCCATGGAAAGGGAAAGATACAAAATCTGATGAAGGTTGTTATTATGCAAATTATAAACCGGGTAGAGGAAACTATACAAAAGATGGAAATCTGATATCAACAAAGGTGGGTTCTTATTCTCCTAATTCAAATGGTTTATACGATATGGCAGGTAACGTTTCTGAATGGACTTCTACTGTTTATACTGAAGCAGGAGTACTGTCCATGAATGATATGAATCCCGAACTGAAATACAACGCAGCGAAGGAAGATCCTTATGTGATGAAGAAGAAAACCGTTCGTGGCGGTTCCTGGAAGGATGTGGCTGCTTATGTACGATCTGATGCGCGTTCTTATGAATATCAGAACGAAAGTAGGTCTTATATAGGTTTCCGCTGTGTGAGAACGCAGGTTGGTTATAATAAAAAAGGCAGATAA
- the gldL gene encoding gliding motility protein GldL: MMNNIKKRGLFHRFQDFMASYKGKVLLNYAYSWGASIVITGVLFKLTHLPGANMMLWIGMGTEILVFFISAFDRPAKTYKWESVFPDIKISGTTYAKRKEWPDADNGIGESKIPNIVQQAINQSATKKSVGDVVSQPTYSPVFPASSQVSALNASVGLQAQRASVSGGAPVSGGEDWASMISGEVAANSPEVADATSVYLTKLESMANTLERFNSATNALAEVSDTLLKSYKSISDNSDSITTNSAGYVDQMQSLNRNLMGLNTIYEIQLKSISSQIDTIDKVNVGLKRIKEMYEGSTGNSEKFNEEAEKMAQQMEELNKVYARMLKAMTVNMNNQQQL, from the coding sequence ATGATGAACAATATTAAAAAGAGAGGGCTATTCCATAGATTTCAGGATTTTATGGCTAGCTATAAAGGAAAAGTTTTACTCAATTATGCTTATAGTTGGGGGGCCTCTATTGTAATTACCGGTGTATTGTTTAAGTTAACCCATTTGCCGGGTGCAAACATGATGTTGTGGATTGGTATGGGTACCGAAATATTGGTGTTCTTTATCTCTGCCTTCGACCGTCCAGCCAAGACATATAAATGGGAAAGTGTGTTTCCTGATATAAAAATATCAGGGACTACTTATGCTAAAAGGAAAGAATGGCCGGATGCTGATAATGGTATCGGAGAATCTAAGATTCCGAATATTGTTCAACAAGCAATAAATCAGTCTGCAACTAAGAAATCTGTTGGTGATGTAGTATCACAACCTACGTATTCCCCGGTTTTTCCGGCATCTTCACAGGTAAGTGCTCTGAATGCTTCGGTTGGTTTGCAGGCACAAAGAGCATCAGTTTCTGGTGGTGCTCCTGTTTCTGGTGGTGAGGACTGGGCATCAATGATTAGTGGTGAGGTAGCTGCTAATTCTCCTGAGGTAGCAGATGCAACATCTGTCTATCTGACAAAATTGGAATCAATGGCAAATACATTGGAACGTTTCAATTCAGCAACTAATGCTTTGGCTGAGGTTTCGGATACTCTACTGAAATCTTATAAGAGCATTAGTGATAACTCAGATTCTATCACTACAAACTCGGCTGGATATGTAGATCAAATGCAATCCTTGAACCGTAACCTGATGGGATTAAATACTATTTATGAAATTCAATTAAAGAGTATCAGTTCTCAGATTGATACAATAGATAAAGTAAACGTTGGTTTGAAACGCATCAAAGAGATGTATGAAGGATCAACAGGTAATAGTGAGAAGTTCAATGAAGAAGCCGAAAAAATGGCACAGCAAATGGAAGAATTAAACAAAGTTTATGCTCGCATGCTGAAGGCTATGACGGTGAACATGAATAATCAACAACAATTATAA
- a CDS encoding DUF2795 domain-containing protein, with amino-acid sequence MYWTLELASKLEDAPWPASKDELIDFAMRSGAPLEVIENLQDLEDEGEIYESIEDIWPDYPSKEDFFFNEEEY; translated from the coding sequence ATGTATTGGACATTGGAACTGGCATCTAAACTGGAAGATGCACCTTGGCCTGCAAGCAAGGACGAGCTTATTGACTTCGCTATGCGCTCTGGCGCACCGCTTGAAGTTATTGAAAATCTTCAGGATTTGGAAGATGAAGGTGAGATATATGAAAGTATAGAAGATATTTGGCCGGATTATCCCAGCAAAGAAGACTTCTTCTTTAATGAAGAAGAGTACTAA